The Phytoactinopolyspora mesophila nucleotide sequence GGCGCACGCACAGACATTCCCCACCAACGGCCGTCGGGAACGTCGGCAGCGCCGGTCGCGGGTTGATCGCCCAGCGCCCAGCACAGCGGCGGCGGCGAGAAGATGCCGTGCAAGCGCCCCGGTGACGCATCACCTACGACACCGAGCGACGACGCCGCGCTGGCTGGGCGTACCACGTGAACAGGCTCGGTGGGCGTAGGGCTGAACAGCGAAGCGAACCGGATCGAGGATCGGAAGGTCCCGCCTGCGCCGTTGGGAAGAATGGCCCGTCCGCCCAGCAACGTGACCTCGACCAGCCGGTTCGCTCCGGCGTCGCGGCGTCCGGCCCGCGGCCCGGACGCCGCGATCCACAACACCACCTCGGTGGCGCTACACCGCACATGAACAGCCTTCTCAGCCCAGGTATGGCCGGCCATCTCGACGACGAACTCGACGGCGCCCTCGGACGCGTCGGCGATCCGCGCCGGCTGGATGTCGTACGACTCGTCTCGGGTGCCCATCAGGTCGAGGCTGCCGAGCAGCGAGAGCTCGGTCCAGACCTTTCCGGGGCCGTCGGCCGCCCGGTCCTGGAGCACGGCACGCGGCTGGCCATGGTCGATGTCGAGAACGTACGCCACCCCGGTGACCGTGAAACCGGACGTCGAGCGGGTCCACTCGACGCCGCTGTTCTCCGTCCGGGTCGCCTCGCGGGGCATACTGAGATCGCTCTGTGGCATCTGGATCCGCGCCTTTCAGGGGTTGACGCTGCTCGGAGCGGTGCCGGCGGCACCCTGCAGGAAGCCCGCAGCAGGCAGCCGGCCGGTGCGAGCCAGCTCGGCGTACAGGAGTCCGGAGTCCTTGATGGTGCGCTCGCCGGTGCGGTAGTCCACGTGGACCAGGCCGAACCGAGGCCGGTAGCCGAGTGCCCATTCGAAGTTGTCCAGCAGGGACCAGTGCAGGTAGCCACGGACGTCGGCCCCGGCCGCCGCCGCCTCGGCCATCGCGGTCACATGCTGACGGAGGAAGGTTTGCCGCCGGACATCGCGGATCCGGCCGTCGTGCATCGGCGTGTCCGCGAAGATGCCGCCGTTCTCCGCGATGATCAAGGGTACGCCGTCGTACTCGCGGTGCAGCCGGAGCAGCAGGTCGCGGAACGTGCCGGGCGAGATCTCGGTGCCTTCGTCGGTGCGCGGCACCTGCTCCCGAGGCGAGACCACCCGCCACGGGAAGGGCTGGTCCGCGCCGTCCGGCTCGGCCGCCGCCATCACCCGGCGGGTGTAGTAGTTGACCGCGAGGAAGTCGCTGCGCCCGGCGATCGCGGCCTCGTCGCCGGAACGGATCTCGGTGAGCTCCCGTCCGAGTGCCCGCTCGTAGTGCTCGCGCATGTCGGCCGGGTACCCCTTGCCGAACAAGGGATCGAGGTGCCAGCGATTGCAGTAACCGTCCGATGCCCAGGCCGCGGCGACGTCGCGCTCGTCGTCCGACGCAGGTACGCAGGGCAGCAGGTTCAAGGCCGCACCGACCTGAACACCCGGATAGCGCCGGAGGACGTCGGCTCCCGCCCCGTGCGCCAGCATCACGTGATGTCCCGCGGCCACCGACGCGCCAAGGTCCCGAATACCTGGTGCGTGCAGCCCCAGGCGGTAGCCGAGCAGCGCGATGATCCATGGCTCGTTCTGGGTGATCCACCACTGCACCCGGTCTGCCAGCCGGTCAGCGACGGCCACCGTGTACTCGGCGAATGCGTCGACGCTGGAGCGCCCGGCCCAGCCGCCGTCGGCCATCAGCGCTTGCGGCATGTCCCAATGGTTCAGCGTGAGCACCGGGACGATGTCCCGTTCGAGCAGTGCATCGACGAAACGTTCGTAGTGATCGAGTCCACGTTTCTCCACCCGCCCCCGGCCCTCTGGCATGATCCGCGACCACGCCACCGAGAACCGGTACGCCCCGAGGTTCATCCGGCTGATCAGGTCGATATCCTCCGGCCAGCGCCGATACGAGTCGCACGCCACGGAGGCGTCGCCGCCGTCCTCGATCGCGCCTGGCCGCCGGGCGAAGACGTCCCAGACAGACTCCCCACGGCCGTCAGCATCGAGGCTTCCTTCGATCTGGTACGACGAGGTGGCGGCGCCCCAGAGAAAGCCCGGCGAGAACGCCACGTCCGTGGTGCCGGTCGATTCGGTCATGATGCGATGTCCTCCACGATCAAGGGGTCGGTGTTCCAGGACTCCAGGAGCAGTCGCCGGGATGGCGGGGCCGAGCGCCACGTGACTGCGAATTCTCGCGTTTCGCCGGGTAACAGCGGGCGAGGATCGAGGTCGACGACGGCCCAGCCCGCAAGTCCCGCAGGTCGGTCGTCACTGAGCTGAAGGCCGACGACGGCCGGGCCGCCGGCATGCTCCACCCGCACCAGAGTGCTCGCATCGTCGCTCCGTGACGTGACGTCCACCCGTAGCTCGGCACGGCCCAGGTCCAGCATCGGAGCGAGGTTCGGGCCGGACGACAGCACGACCCGCTCCCGGTCGATCAACGACGAGTCGGCCGCCCGCCATTCGAGGTCCCAGAACAGCACCGGGTCGCCGAGATCGCCCACTCCCGCCAGATCGGCCATCAACATTCCGGCGGCACCCGGCTGGTCGACTCGTCCCGGCACGGACCAGCTTTCTGCAGCCACCTCCCCGCCTGCGCTGGTCAGCAGTTTGGCGGTGACCTGTCCACCTTCCGCACGCCCAGGCTCGGACCATATCCATGCTTCGACGGCGGCGTGGCCGCCGTCGTGCGCCATCCTGTCCACCCTCGCCGTGACCCGCTCAGGCAGATAGGCGCGGGCCACCGCATGATAGGCAAGCTTGGGCTCACCCGAATGATCGATGACGGCCGTGCACCATCCGTTCGGATAGGACTCGGCCAGCTGCCACGGAATGACCATAGAGCTTCTGGGCCAGCGCCGCCGGTCCGCTTCCACCGCGTAGGCCAGCCCGGTGGCCTGGAGGAACTGGCTGGCCCGCCGGACCTGATCCGGCGTACGCAGGCGCCCGCCGAAGCAGTCTTGGACCACTTCGGTGTTGTTCCACCAATCGCCCAGGTGCCGATAAACCGGGTTGTCGCGGCCGGTCGGCCAACGGTCCGCGGCGGGCACCAGCGAACGCCACAACCTGCGGTTGGCCATCCCCTCAACGCCGAACTCGGTGTGGGCCAGCGCCCGGCCCTGATTGTAGAGCGTGTAGTGCGCCTCAAGTCCCTGATGCTCCCAAGGCCCGTGAACATCATGCATGTCGTCCGGCCGCACGTCGATCACGTCGAGCCGGTTATGGAACACAGGCCCGGTTGGTGACGTCGGAACCCAATGCCGTCCAGGGTCCAGGCGCGCCACCTCGTCGCGCAGGGCGGTGAGCGCGAGCGACCGGGTCTCGTTCAGGGGGCCGTGGTCGTCCTCGAGTTCGTTTCCGCCGCCCCACATCAGCAGAGCTGGGTGATGGGTGCGGCTGGGAACGACGACACGCGCCTCCTCGCGCAGGTGCTCCACGAAGCCGGGAGACGTTGACGGCGCGCTCTGCATGCCGGAGCTGGACTGAGAGAACTCTTGCCAGACAAACAGCCCGGCGCGGTCGCAGGCGTCGTAGAACTGTTCAGTCTCGATCAGCCCGCCGCCCCACACCCGCAGGATCCTGGCACCGCAACGTGCCGCCAGGTCGATCAGGTGCTCCACCTTGGATTGATCGATCTCGCCGTAGAGCGCGTCCGCAGGTGCCCAGTTCCAGCCGATCAGCTCCATCGGGCGGTGGTTCACCACGGCGGTGTAGGGCAGGGCTCCAGCGGGACCACCGGTATTGGGCCGCATCTCGACGTGCCGGAAACCCACCGTGGTCGTGTGCTGGACAGCCTGGCCGGCCGTATCGGACACCCGTACTTCCACCGTGTACAGCCGCTGCTCGCCCATCCCTTTCGGCCACCACAGCAACGGCGCCGACACGTGTACGACCGTGGTGAACCGGTGGGAGCGCGGCGCAGGCGACGCCACACTGTTCTTGTCGGCGTCCAGGTCGACGACACTCGCATCCGTGTCGGCCACCGTGACCCCGTACGGGTCACGAACGGCGATTTTCACGGCCGGTGACGCGCCGTCCGCGGCCTCGAGCACGGCAGCGACATGAACCCGGCTACTCCCGAGATCCGCGTCGAGCTCAGCTCGGACGCGCAGATCGCTCAGATGCACAGTGCCGATCTCGAGGCGGACATCGCGCCAGATGCCCTGGTGGATGAGTCGTGGACAAAAGTCCCAGCCATAACCCATGCGCGGTGCGTGCCGTGTCACCCGGTCCGTGCGGCCTACCTGGGGCTCGCCGGGAGGCGCCGGCGGTATCACCACCGCGAGCCGGTGTGCACCGCCATCGGCGACGAGTTCGGTGACGTCGAACCGGCCGGGCCGGTACAGCCCGTCGAGTGTGCCCACCTCGACGGCGTCGACGTAGACGCGAGCACCCGGATCAACCCCGTCGAAGCACAGCACGGCCCGTTCTCCCGGTGCCGGGGCCGGTGCGCCGAACTCGCGGCGATACACCCAGGAGCGGGCGGCGACCCACTCGGCGCACCGCGAATTGCGCGCGACGTATGGATCGGGGAGCTCACCGGCGCGAGACAGGTCGCCGATGACGGAACCAGGCACGCGCGCGGGTAACCAGCCTGGCGCCAGCCCGGCCCTCGCGGTGGCCTCCCCGACGTTGTTTCGCGCGGTCACCGGTTTGTCGACATACCACCGCCAGGTGTCACCCAGAGCTTCGCGCACGGACCAGGCCGGACCGCTGAGATCGATCGTCGTCTTCATCACGTTCGGCCTGGCAGAGCCGGCACGTCACCCCTTGGTGCCGGTTGTGGCGATGCCCTGGACGAAGTGCCGCTGCCCCAGGAAGAACAAGATGATCATCGGAATAGTGGTGATCACACTCGCGGTCACCACGATCTCCCAGTGCCAGTTGCCACCGAATCCGTACTGATCGAGCAACGACTTCAAACCCCGCGGCACCGTGAACTTGTCGCTGTCGCGCAGATAGATCAGCGGCCGCATCAGATCGGTCCAGGCGGCCTGGAACTCAAAGATCAGCGTGATGATCAGCGCCGGTTTACACAACGGAGCCGCGACCCGGGCGAAGATCGTCCAGTTGTTGGCGCCGTCGATCTTGGCCGCGTCGAAGAGGTCCCGGGGCAGGCCGAGGAAGAACTGCCGGAGCAGGAAGATGTAGAACGCGCTACCGAAGAGATTCTGCGCCCACAGCGGGGTCAGCGTGTTGACCATGCCCAGGTTGTTCCAGATGAGGAACTGGGGAATCATCGTCACCGCGCCGGGCAGCATCATCGTGGCGAGCACGATGCCGAACAGGAAGTTCCGGCCCCGGAATCGGAAGTACGAGAACCCCCAGGCCACCAGCGCACTCGAGATGGTGACCGCGACGGCCGCCAGCACCGTGACGAAGATGGTGTTCCACAGCCACAACAACATCGGCGCCTGCTGCCAGACGTTGATGTAGTTGTCGAAGGTGAACGTCTCGGGAAGGATCTTGTTGTCGAAGACTTCACCCTGCGGCTTGAACGACGCGCTGAGCAGCCAGATGAACGGGTAGATGAACACCAGCGTGACGGCGCCCAGCGCGGTGAAGAGCAGGATCGTCTTCAGCGTGATCTTGCGCTTCTTCGGCCGCGGCGGAACCCTCGCCTGCGCAGGCCTGGGGGCATCGGGCGCGCCGGCATCGTCGACGTGTTCGGTCCCGATCGCGCCGGCCGTCATCGCTGCTCCCCTTCGTAGTAGACGAAGCGCTTGCTGATCGTCATCTGCACGGCGGTGAAGACCATGATGATGAGGAACAGCAGCCACGCCATGGCGGACGCGTAACCCATGTTGAGGAACTCGAAGCCCTGCTGGAACAGGTAGATGACGTAGAAGAGCGCGGCGTCATTGCTGTAGGTCGTGTTGCCCGCGCCGAAGTACGCGGTATAGGCCTCGGTGAATGTCTGGAACGCGGCGATGGTGTTCACGATGAAGATGAAGAAGATCGCACCGCTGATCATCGGCAGCGTGATCTTGAACGTCTGTTGCCACCAGTTCGCGCCGTCGACCCGTGCGGAGTCGTACATCTCCTGCGGCACGTTCTGCAAGGCCGCAAGCAAGATGATCACCGACGAGCCGACCGACCACAAGCTGATCAGAATGAGGCCGGGTTTCACCCACGTGGGATCCGTCGTCCACGCCGGGCCGTCGATACCGACCCAGCCCAGCACAGTGTTGATCAAGCCGTCCTGCCCGTTGAACAGCAGCAGGAGAAGAATCCCGACTGCCACCGGCGGGGTCATCTTCGGCAAGAAGAACGCCGTGCGGAAGAAGCCGGCCGACCGGCCGGCCTTGTAAAGCAGGAGGGCAAGCGCCAGCGACACCATCACGTAAAGCGGAACCTGCAGGACCGTGAAGTAGAACGTGTTCCACAGCGCAAGGCGAATTTTCGGGTCCTCGAGCATGCGCTGGTAGTTGTCGAGCCCGATGAACTCGGGATCGTTGATGACGTCGTAGTTGGTCAGCGACAGGTACCCGCTGTAGATGATCGGCCATGCGGTGAAGACCAGGAAGCCGATGATCCACGGGCTGATGAACAGCAGGGCGGCGCGGGTGTTACGCCTGCGGCTGATCCGTTTCGCCCGGAGCGCCGAGGTGTCACTCGGCGCTCCAGGCGAAGCGGCTGTGGTGGCTGTCAATGCCGTTAGTCCTCGTCCCAGGCGGCCCAAGCCTCGTCG carries:
- a CDS encoding GH1 family beta-glucosidase — encoded protein: MTESTGTTDVAFSPGFLWGAATSSYQIEGSLDADGRGESVWDVFARRPGAIEDGGDASVACDSYRRWPEDIDLISRMNLGAYRFSVAWSRIMPEGRGRVEKRGLDHYERFVDALLERDIVPVLTLNHWDMPQALMADGGWAGRSSVDAFAEYTVAVADRLADRVQWWITQNEPWIIALLGYRLGLHAPGIRDLGASVAAGHHVMLAHGAGADVLRRYPGVQVGAALNLLPCVPASDDERDVAAAWASDGYCNRWHLDPLFGKGYPADMREHYERALGRELTEIRSGDEAAIAGRSDFLAVNYYTRRVMAAAEPDGADQPFPWRVVSPREQVPRTDEGTEISPGTFRDLLLRLHREYDGVPLIIAENGGIFADTPMHDGRIRDVRRQTFLRQHVTAMAEAAAAGADVRGYLHWSLLDNFEWALGYRPRFGLVHVDYRTGERTIKDSGLLYAELARTGRLPAAGFLQGAAGTAPSSVNP
- a CDS encoding glycoside hydrolase family 2 protein → MKTTIDLSGPAWSVREALGDTWRWYVDKPVTARNNVGEATARAGLAPGWLPARVPGSVIGDLSRAGELPDPYVARNSRCAEWVAARSWVYRREFGAPAPAPGERAVLCFDGVDPGARVYVDAVEVGTLDGLYRPGRFDVTELVADGGAHRLAVVIPPAPPGEPQVGRTDRVTRHAPRMGYGWDFCPRLIHQGIWRDVRLEIGTVHLSDLRVRAELDADLGSSRVHVAAVLEAADGASPAVKIAVRDPYGVTVADTDASVVDLDADKNSVASPAPRSHRFTTVVHVSAPLLWWPKGMGEQRLYTVEVRVSDTAGQAVQHTTTVGFRHVEMRPNTGGPAGALPYTAVVNHRPMELIGWNWAPADALYGEIDQSKVEHLIDLAARCGARILRVWGGGLIETEQFYDACDRAGLFVWQEFSQSSSGMQSAPSTSPGFVEHLREEARVVVPSRTHHPALLMWGGGNELEDDHGPLNETRSLALTALRDEVARLDPGRHWVPTSPTGPVFHNRLDVIDVRPDDMHDVHGPWEHQGLEAHYTLYNQGRALAHTEFGVEGMANRRLWRSLVPAADRWPTGRDNPVYRHLGDWWNNTEVVQDCFGGRLRTPDQVRRASQFLQATGLAYAVEADRRRWPRSSMVIPWQLAESYPNGWCTAVIDHSGEPKLAYHAVARAYLPERVTARVDRMAHDGGHAAVEAWIWSEPGRAEGGQVTAKLLTSAGGEVAAESWSVPGRVDQPGAAGMLMADLAGVGDLGDPVLFWDLEWRAADSSLIDRERVVLSSGPNLAPMLDLGRAELRVDVTSRSDDASTLVRVEHAGGPAVVGLQLSDDRPAGLAGWAVVDLDPRPLLPGETREFAVTWRSAPPSRRLLLESWNTDPLIVEDIAS
- a CDS encoding carbohydrate ABC transporter permease, with the translated sequence MTAGAIGTEHVDDAGAPDAPRPAQARVPPRPKKRKITLKTILLFTALGAVTLVFIYPFIWLLSASFKPQGEVFDNKILPETFTFDNYINVWQQAPMLLWLWNTIFVTVLAAVAVTISSALVAWGFSYFRFRGRNFLFGIVLATMMLPGAVTMIPQFLIWNNLGMVNTLTPLWAQNLFGSAFYIFLLRQFFLGLPRDLFDAAKIDGANNWTIFARVAAPLCKPALIITLIFEFQAAWTDLMRPLIYLRDSDKFTVPRGLKSLLDQYGFGGNWHWEIVVTASVITTIPMIILFFLGQRHFVQGIATTGTKG
- a CDS encoding carbohydrate ABC transporter permease; amino-acid sequence: MTATTAASPGAPSDTSALRAKRISRRRNTRAALLFISPWIIGFLVFTAWPIIYSGYLSLTNYDVINDPEFIGLDNYQRMLEDPKIRLALWNTFYFTVLQVPLYVMVSLALALLLYKAGRSAGFFRTAFFLPKMTPPVAVGILLLLLFNGQDGLINTVLGWVGIDGPAWTTDPTWVKPGLILISLWSVGSSVIILLAALQNVPQEMYDSARVDGANWWQQTFKITLPMISGAIFFIFIVNTIAAFQTFTEAYTAYFGAGNTTYSNDAALFYVIYLFQQGFEFLNMGYASAMAWLLFLIIMVFTAVQMTISKRFVYYEGEQR